Within Massilia litorea, the genomic segment AGAGGATTGAAAATCCTTGTGTCGGTGGTTCGATTCCGCCCCGGGCCACCAAGAATTCAGCATTGGCAACGATGCAAACAAAAACGCCACCTTCGGGTGGCGTTTTTGTTTTGTGCCTTGGCTTACTCACCAGCTTGCTATGATTGGCCAGGTGACTGGACGGGGCAAACATGACAAACACGATTCATTGGCGATGGCCTCTTTATGCCCTGCTTGGCGCGGGTGCCGCGCTGGCGCTGCACCGCACCCGTAGCCGACATCATCGCCAGCGCCAGATGCAGCATGGCCAGATCCGCGAATTGCAAAGCCTTCGATGGGAGGTCAACGGCCAACACATGCATGCCCGCGTTGCCACCGGCGCTGCCCGCCTGGGGACGCTACCGGCAGTCATGATCCACGGCCTGGGCGTGTCCGGCGCCTATTTCATTCCAGCGGCACAACGGCTGGCCACGGAATTCGACGTCTACGTACCCGACCTTCCAGGACATGGCCTGAGCGACACACCTGAAGTCCAGCCTGACATCCCCGGACTCGCGCAAGCATTGATCGACTGGATGGATTGCACCGGCATCGCAAAGGCCTGCCTGGTTGCGCACTCCATGGGCTGCCAGGTTGCCGTCGAGGCCGCACTTCGCCATCCCGGACGGATCGGCCGGCTGGTCCTGATCGCTCCGGTACCCGATCCGGCAGCACGCAGCACATTGCAGCAAGTTGGCCGCTTCGCCATGGGCGGAATCTTTGAACGCCCATCGCTGGTCCCGCAGGTGATCAAGGATTATCTGCGCATGGGTAGCCGGTTCGTCCCGGAGTTCCATGACATGCTGGCTTATCCCATCGAAGCGAAGCTGCCGGACATCGCGTCACCAGTCATGCTGATACGCGGCGAACACGACGCCATCGCTCCCCAATCCTGGCTCAACGAAGCCGCCAGGCTGCTTCGCGCAGCGCCCCCAGTCGTGATTCCGCGCTGGGGCCATGCCGTTCATTACAGCGGAGCAGACCAGGTCGCGGCGGCAATCCGTCCTTTTCTTGGCGGCTTGCCATCTGCCTAGCAATTCACCCAGCCGCAACGTCCACTCGTCGATTCGACCCTCAGTTTTTCTTTTCCCTGAATTCAACATCAATCACCTTGCCCTCATCGGTTCGTGATGGAGGATTCCGGCCCGCAGCAAATTTGAAGATGGACGATTTCAGGCGACCGAACATGGCCCGCCTCAGCCAGGGGTAGGAAAGCAGAAAAGCGGTAGCGAAACCGATCACCAGGGCGGACAGGTATTCGGCTTGCGACAGAAAGCTCAGCAAGCACAGTGCGAGCAGGCTCACGATGACTGGTCGACGGGCAGGTTTGGGTAATAGACCGACAGTGCGCAACTTCCCTTTGCTAAACCAGGGGATTCTTGCAAACAAAACGCCAAGCAGCAGTCCCGCCATGGCGCGACTAGTGCCGAGATGATCGGCCAACACCCCGACGACAAGAAAACCGGTGTAGGTCATGGTGCCGGCCAAGGCTGCCAGCGCCAATAGGACGGCTGTGAGCGCCAGCCTTGGCATACGCCATGCCGCTGTGACTAAGTAAGCTAGGATTTGTGTACTCCTGCGGGTGGGATCTGAAGGCGATTGCAAAGTTTAACAGCACGCTCCTGTGTCGGGCTTTTCAATTAAACCGGTGAAGCGCTGTACTACTCACGTCCGGGTAGCGTTGCTATTTCCGCATCGGCACGCTCGTATCCTGTTCGAAACGGGTGCAAGGCGCGAGCTGTCGACAGACTTGACGCTCAGCCGTTTTCCGCGTCGCTGCCCTCTTTAATAATCAAGCATTTATCCAACTGGCATGAAGGTTGCTCCCATTTTCATACCGAAGATTACTTCGGCTGTCGAAAACTACGAGGGAGCAATCATGACCACACAACGTCGTCCTGCACTTCTGTTTCGCGCCATTCCCGCCCTGACCTTGCTGGTGGCCGCAACCGCGGCCAACGCGGCCCCCATCTACTGGACCAACTGGACCGGGACCGACACCGACCCTGGTACCGGTTTCAGCGCCCAAGGCACCATCACGACCTCGACCACGACCGTCGGCGTCACCTATACCAATGCGGCGGGCGTCGGCTTCTACCAGCCAAGCGGCGGCAACGATTACTGGATTCCACGTACTCCTGTCGGGAACTCGCCATACACCAGCGCCCAGGTCGACAATCCGCCGACCGGCACCGACATCATCGCCCTCCAGTTCGCAGGCCCCCAGACGCTGACCTTCACGCAGTCGATCGTCAATCCGGTCTTCGCTTTTGTCAGCCTGAACGGCAATGGCTATGCCTTCCTGAACCAGGATTTCGACATCCTCAGTTTCGGCGGCGGCCTCGGCGCTCCCGCTCCCGGTGACAACAGCTGCGGCTACTGGGGCTGCGGCAGCGTGACCAAGCAGGTGGTCGACCTCGGCGGCGGCAACACCGAATACCGGCTGATCGGCAGCGGCGAGCCGCACGGCACCATCCGCTTCACCGGTGCATTCGACACGCTGACCTGGCGCAGCCTGACCAATGAGTATTGGAACGGCTTCACTGTCGGTGTGCAAGGCACGGTTGGGGAAGAGAATCCGCCGCCGCCCACCGACGTGCCGGTGCCGGCCACCTGGCTGCTGCTGGTCGCCGGCGGCGCGGGATTAATGGCATCCAGGCGCGGCCGCAAGACGCCGCAGTAAAGCAGAGACGCCACCTCGGGTGGCGTTTTTTTTGTTTATGCCCGCTATCCCTGCTTTCCGCCCTGCGCCTGCGCCATCTCGAGCGCGGGCAAGGTCACCGTCAGGAACGACGACACCTGCCCGATCAGGTCGGCGGCCTGCCGGCGTACCTGCTCCATCTGCAGCATCGACAGCTCCGCCTGGCGAACCGCCTGCTGAATCAGCGTCCGGCGCTGCACGAGCGCATCCAGCGTCGCCTCGGGCGCGCCGCTGGCAAGCGTCGACACCACCGCCAGCACCAGGCCGTGCAAGCCCAGGTTGCGCGCCGACTCGTCCAGCTTGCGCATGGCAAGTTCGCTGTCGGCCATGAGCTGCAGGAGTTGCGCGCGACTTGCCGTCAGAGCCGGCTTGAACTCGGCAGGCGAGGCCGGGCGGCGAAACAGTTTATCGAACATGCCCGCTGGCGCCCTGCTGCTCTCCAGCGCCGCCTCCAGCAACGCGGGCACGCCCATTTCCGCAAACTTCAGGACCAGTTCGGTGATCGGCTGGAGCAGCGCGGCCTGCTCCATCAAGGGCTCCTCTCCCCACTGCGTCACCAGCGCCAGCTTCACCGGCAGGATGCGGCGGAACAATGCGGCCAGGCGCCCCTCCGACTGCGCGAACAGTGCAGGATGGTCGGCCCTGGCGATCTCGAGGGCGTCGCGCACGGCCGGATGGTCCTCGCTCTCAAATAAGGCTTTGGCCGGGGTTTTCGCGGTGAGGCTGGACCTTGCCGGCGCCGGCGGCAGGTCGTCGAACGACAAGGCCTTGGGAGGGCCGGCGGAGGCCGGCGGCGCGGCAGCGTCTTGCGTGTCGCCGAAGTCGAACGCCCGCGGCACGGCCGGATCGGGGGCAGGCTCGGGCTCGCCGCCGAAATCGAATGCCTTGGGCGTCATCGGTCGCGCGGCATGGCCGGTCTCAGACGGTGCCGCCCAGCTTGCGGATAAACGTCGCCAGGTTCAGTTTAAAACCGGCGCCGACGGCCTGGAAGCGCCATTCGCCATCCCTGCGGTACAGCGAGCCGAACTGCAGTGCGGTCTTGTCCGAGTAGTCTTCGTCCAGGTCGTATTCCGCGATCACCTCATTCGTCTCGTCGTTGTACACCCTGACATAGGCATCGGTGACTCGGCCGAAGGTCTGCTTGCGCGCTTCGGCCTCGTGGATGGTCACCACGATCGGCATCTCCACGACCTCGGCGTCGACCCTGGCCAGGTCGACGGTGATGACTTCGTCGTCGCCATCCTTGTCGCCGGTGCGATTATCTCCGGAGTGCACGACCGCGCCATCGGGCGACGTCGTGTGGTTGTAATAGACGAAGTGGGCGTTGCTGATCATGACCGGATCGTCGCTCGCGTTTTTCCTGCACAGGAACACCGACGAGTCGAGGTCGAATGCCTGGCCTTCGGCCGCGTTGACCTTCCAGCCGAGGCCGATACGAACACGCTTCAGGCCCGGAGCGGCTTTTTCGAGGTTGATGCGATGGCCGGTTTCGAGGGTCGTCGCCATGGACTGTCCTTTATGGTGAAAATGGTATTTTCGCTGGAATGCGTACCTGGAGCAATGCTCAAGCCGATGGTGCCCCGGTGCTCGAAAAGCGGGCAATCAGCTCGCGCTCCAGCTCCTGCAGTTTCGGCAGCTCGTCCTTGCGGCGTTGCTGGCCTTCCTGCGAGATTTGCTCGAGCTTGTCGAACGCGGTCACCAGTTGCGCCTGGACGTGCTGGGCGGTCTCCAGGCTGACCAGGGAACGCTGCTTGGCGCGGGCCACCGTCTCCGTATTTTCCAGCAGCATGTCGGCCTGGGCGCGGAAAGCCGCGTCGGTGGCGTCGTAGGCGGCATTCGCGACCGCGGCGCTCTGCTTGGCTTCCAGTTGCAGCAGGTAGAGCGAGAACACGTTGCGCCAGGCCGGAATCGACACGTTGACGATATCGGTAAACGTGTCCGTCAGCGCTCTAGCATTGTCCTGCGACAGGCGGATCTGCGGCACCATCTGCGTGGCCATCAGCATGGCGCGCTTCAGGTCGTCGATGCGTTTTTCGAGACGCTCGAGACGGCGCTTGAGCTCGGTCGCCTGCTGCGCCTCGAAGGCGTTGGCCGGCGCGGCCTGCTGCGCGACCGCCTGCCGCAGCTTGTCGGCCCAGGCTTCGCCCTTTTTGACGTCGGCATCCAGGCCCTGGTAGTACATCTCCAGGCCCTTGTACATCTCGTCGAAGTCCTGGATGCGATTCCGGTGCACGTTCGCATGCCGCGTCATCTCGCCGACCAGGGTGTCCATGCGCGATTCGACCACCTGGTACTGCGACAGCATCTTTTCCTTGACCGAGCCGAACATGTTCGTGACGCGCGACAGCAGGCCGCCCGAACGCAGCTTGGCCGGGTCCAGGCCCTTGGAGGTGGCGATCAGTTCGTTCAGCTGCGTGCCGAACACATCCGCATCCGAAGCACGCACGGTGCCCAGCAGCTTGGCCGATACCTTGGCCACGCCCGCGCCGGTGGAGCCGCCCAGGGACTCGATGGCCTTGTCATCGATGCCGGAAATATCGACGCGCGGCAATGGGGCGACGCTGGCCTCCGGACGCGCGGCAGGCAGCAGGTCCGACGTGCCGGCAGGAGTCGACAAGGGCGGAAAGGCGGGCGCCGGCGCGGCAGGGACGGTTGGCGCCGTGGATGCTGCGTTCGCTTCTTCGTCGGAGGAGAACAGCGGTTTCATAAGGTTCCTTCAGGTGGAAGTGACAACATGATTAGCTTACCACCGGACAATCCTGCTGGGCGAGTATCAGCGCAGCGCCGGGAATAGCGACGCAAAAACGCCAACCTTTGCAGGTTGGCGTTCTTGTTGTTGCCGTGTGCTTCCCTGTATTCGGTTCGATCAGGGCCCTGGATGGGTATTGTCGGGCAAGGAAGGGATCGCACGCAGGTATTCATACACGGCGATCAGCTCCAGCTCGGTCTTTTTGCCAAAGACCGGCCAGGGCATGACCTGAACGATGGTGCCGGGCGGATCCTTGGGATTGTGCCCGGTGCGCATCATCTGGATGAACTCGCTTCGCGTCAGCCCCGCAGGCTTGCCTGCATTGTCCGGCGTGATGTTGGCCGACGTGATCTCGGGCCCGAACTGTCGGCCGCCGGACAAGTATTCTTCGGCATTGAGCCGTTCTGGTTCGCCTTTGAACGGGTCGCCCCCGGGCGAATAGGTCGGATGACTGTGGCAGTCGACACATCCGCTCGTGTTGACGACGTAGCTGCCCAGGCCGACCAGCTGGCGATTCTTGCCCGCCAGATTCAACACGACGCCGGCTGGGACGATGGCATAGCCACGCTTCACAGGATTCTCGCTGTCGAGGAAATCCCTCAAACCACCGGCTGCCGCGACGGACACTGCTGCCGATGCGACCAGCGCCGCTGCGAGCCATGCGCGACGGCCAGTTCTCCACGATGTATTCATGCTCCCTCCCTCCGCCAAACTGGACACGCGCCCGGCAAGCGCGATCGCACGGGCGCTCATTTAGACTAGTCTCAGTCTAGTCGCGGCGCGCCGCATCGCCGGTGCGTTGGGCGGAGGTTTGAGATTTATCAATCAGGCCAGCGAACTGTTCACACCTTGCTCAGCGCGTCCGGCTTGTGGGCCGCCTCAGCCCCGGTCTTGTCGCTGACGACCAGGTACTCGGGATTGTCTTGTGAGGCGGCGACGTGGTGCCCCTTGATCTCCGTGGGCTCAGTCAATTTCTTCTTGATGGTGCCGGTCACCGTTCCCTGCGAGGAATGCCATTGCACCTTGTCGCCGACCTTGAATGTATTCGTCATGCTTGCTCCCTGGAAGTGAAAAAAAGAAGTGCGTGCCGGGCGCCCGGCCCGGCTTGACTTCCGCGCGGCGCGCACTAGGCTCAATGTATGGCCGTCCGCGACATGAGCGGGCGCGATTGTCGCTGGACGGCCGATTCTTGATAGGAGGCTGTCATGGACGCGCAAGAAAACAAACGGCTGATCATGGAAGGCTACCAGATGTTCCAGAACGGCGACATCCCGCGACTGCTCGAGCGGTATCACGACGACGCGGTCTGGATCGAACCCGAGTCGGAGTACATCCCCTTCTCCGGCCGCCACAACGGCAAGGCGGAAATTGCCCGCTTTTTCAAATCACTCGACGATGCCGCGCAGGCCATCCGTTTCGTTCCGCAGGAATTCATCGCGGAAGGCGACAAGGTCATCGTTACCGGCGAAGCGACCTGGCTCGTCCGGCAAACCGGACGCAGCTACGATAGTCCCTGGGTGCACGTGTTCACGCTGCGCGACGGCAAGGTCGCACGCTTCCAGGATTATCACGACACCGCGGCAAGCCAACGGGCCTACCAGCCGGACCAGCCGGGACAGGCAGCAACGGGAATGCCGATGCACCATTGAGTGCGCTACAGGGACTCTGTAGCAAAACGCCACCCTTGCGGTGGCGTTTGTTTTATTTACCTACCGGGCGCAGTCGCGCCTGTCACCACATCAAATCGTCGGGAATCTTGAAGTCCGCATACGGATCGTCTTCCTCGAGCGCAGCCTCGTTCTTCTTGACCCGCACCAGCAGCGAAGCATCGCGCTCGGCGATCTTGTCGGCAATGACGCGTGGCACCAGCTCGGTGTTGTCGCCCAGGCGCACGATGACGAGGCGTCCGGCCATCAGGTGTTCCTGCACCGTATGCGAGACATAAATGCGCTCGATTTTTGTGCCGTGCGTAAAATTGTAGGCGACATCGCCATTGCCCTTGCCCTGGCGGTTCTTCTGCACCATTTGCACGATCTGCGCCATGATCGCCTTCTGCTGGGCGGCAGCGTCGCGCTGGGCGTTCAGTTCGCGCGCCCGTTCGGCGTTCTTGCGCTGCAGTTCGGCAGCGGCCAGCTTCGCCTCGTCGACACTCTCGGTGCCGGTGCGGCGTTCGATCTTTTGCTGCTTGCTCTTTTCCTGCTGAACTTGTTTTGCCTTGTTCTTGTTGACCAGCCCGGCCTTCAAGAATTGATCCTGCAACGATGCCATTGTGGGCGCTCCCTATAAATATTCCCGCCAGCATAGCAAGGAGCGCCGCCAGCTACCAGTGCCGGCCGCCTTCGGGGGTGTTTCAGTTGCGTGCCGGCGGCAGCGGCAGGCCATCGGCCAGTGCCAGCGCCGTCAAGGCTTCCTCCAGCACCACCCTCGCCTGCCCGGCCGCGCGCTCGAGCATGGAGTGCAGGCGCGCATCCTCCGGATTGCGGTTGGCGCAATTGGCGCTGTAGCGTTCGAAACTGCCGACCATCAGCAATATATCGGTGATGTGGCGCGGGCATTCGCAGCTGAGGCGGTTGCCGGCGGCCGAGATGGTGGCCAGCGCTTCCTCGTCGAAACGGGGCGGCGCGACGGTGGGACCTGGCGCCTCCGGGCTCGGCAGGCGCTGTCCGGCCAGGGCCGAGCGGCACAGCAGCGCCAGCTCGCCCAGCTCGGCCGGCATGCGTGCGACCAGGTAACCCTGGGCCCGCAAGGCGCGGATCGTGGCGCTGGCGCAAAAACGGTACAGCACGACGGTCGCCGCGACACCTGCCGCTTCGCGCGCGGCGGCCAGCAGCGGCATGGCGCTGTCGTCGAGCTCGGACACTTCGGCCACGAGCACCTGCCCGCCGTTGTGTGCACGCAGACCCGCCACCTGTTCGAGGCGGGCGCAGCTGGCGCGCACGTCCAGTCCCAGCGGCTGGCGCTCGGCCGCCACCCGCCGCGCCAGGCTCGGGCCGACCAGCAAGACTGGTACCGGGCCGCTGGCCACGCGCGCATCGGCGGCGCCGGCGGCCAGCATCGCCTGCAGCTGTTCGCGCGCCAGGCCGGCCAGCACGCCGATCGCATGGCCCTGGTCAACCAGCTGTTTTAGAAGACTAAGGCGTGCCACCTGCTCGGCCGAGTACAGGCGCTGGCCGTGCGCCGAGCGCTCGGCGTCCGACAGGCTGTAGCGGCGCTCCCAGATGCGCAGCGTCTCCACCGGCAGCCCGGCCAGCCGGGCGGCGGCGCCACTGCGGTACAAAATGCGATCAGGCTCACTTCTCTGCAGCATATTCATGGCTTTGTCTCACTGTTGTCCCTGTTATTTTGAATTATATAGCGTCAATGCTTGGACACGGGGCGCAAATTGGCATAATTTACATATGTGCAGTCCAGCCTGGACTGCGACCGTCAACGACAGGAGCCCCCCCATGAAGAAGATCTTGCTTGCACTTCCACTCGCCTTTGCAATCGGTTCTACCCAGGCCGCGGACATCGTCGACACCGCCAAGGCGGCCGGCAACTTCAATACATTGATCACCGCCGTGCAGGCCGCGGGCCTGGTCGACACGCTCAAGGGCCCAGGTCCGTTTACCGTGTTCGCCCCGACCGACGCGGCGTTCGCCAAAATTCCAAAAGCCAAGCTCGACGCACTGCTGAAAGACAAAGCGGCCTTGGCCAAGGTTCTCACCTACCACGTTGTCCCAGGCGCGGTGATGGCAGCCGACGTCAAGCCAGGCATGGTCAGGACCGTCGAAGGCAGCTCGCTCAAGGTCAGCGCCCCTGCCGGCAAGGTCATGGTCGATAAGGCCAACGTCGTCAAAACCGACATCGCAGCCGACAACGGCGTCATCCACGTGATCGATTCGGTAATCATGCCGAACTAAGCGTTTGCAGCACGGCCGTCAGCGCCACCACCTGCCAGCCGCGGGTGGTGGCGCTACGCATTGATTCCTATCTTATTTCACGGCTGGTAAATCCCCGCTTTCAACTGAATTTGGGCATCAAAGACTTCAGCCTATACTTTTTATTTTCCTTCTTACGCGAGGATCACATGCCGCATCTGGGCCTGGTCTGCATTACCGTCTCAAAAGAGGTCCGCTACCGTACCGTCACGCGCACGCGCCTGCACGCCCAATCAGCCGATACCCAGAACAAGATCCTGGAAGACATCTACCGCGACAACCTGCAGACCCTCGACACTGCCCTGCGCTATTGCACGCAGAATGGCATTTCGCTGTATCGCCTGCCTTCGTCGATCTTTCCATTTGCCGACACGCCCGAAGGCCTCGACCTCCTGCGCACCCTGGCCCCGAGCCTGGCGCGCTCGGGCAAGCGCGCGCTCGAGGCCGGCATCCGGCTGGTGATGCATCCGGACCAGTTCGTGGTGCTTAGTTCCGACTCGCCCGACGTCGTCGCCAACAGCATCAGGATATTGCAGATGCACGCCGACATCATGGATCTGCTCGAGCAGCCGCGTTCGTCCTGGGCGCTGCTGGAAATCCACGGCGGCAAAGCAAACCGGGCCGACGCACTGATCAGGTGCATTGCGACGCTGCCCGACGCGATCCGCTGCCGGCTCGGCCTGGAGAACGACGAATACGCCTACAGTGCCGAGGAGATCCACGCCATTTGCATGGCAAGCGGCGTGCCGATGGTGTTCGATGCCCACCACCACATCGTCCACGAGGACCTGCCCAGTTACGACGATCCGAGCGTCGAGGAGATGCTGCGCAAGGCGCGCGCGACCTGGGCCGACCCTGCGCAGCAGCTGGTCCACATCTCCAACGGACGCAGCGGCTTCAACGACCGCCAGCACGCCGATTTGATCGATACGATGCCGGCCTGCTATGCCCAGGCACCCTGGATCGAGATCGAGGCGAAGTCGAAAGAAGAGGCCATCGACGGACTACGCCCCTGGCTGCAATCCATCTGAAAAACTGCCTGTATTGACTAAAAGTTGTTTTAAACGCACAAATACGGTGCAAGTTGTAAGCGTCTGTGTGTTTTTTGTCGGAAATTCTTACATTTTCTCACTAAATTTTTCGCCAACGAAATTTTCCTCTGAGTAATCAAAGACATAGTCTGCTGGCACGCAATATGCATCAGCTGCCGAGTCGGCGAGGTACATTGCCGCGAACTACAAGGCGCTGTATGGCGTTCACGAAATGCCAGCACAGCACCAATGTCTAAAACTTTGGAGGCGCATCAGATGATGAAGAAAGCACTTGTTGCATTGGCATTTTCGGGCATGGCGTTGTCGGCCCAGGCCGGTGCATTGTTGGCAGAAGGTTTTGAAGATGTAGGTGGTCTCGCCGCTAAAGGCTGGGTCCTGAAGAATGGCGGCACCCCGCCCGGCTTGACTTCCGGCTGGGCCCAGGGCAGCTCGAACATCTTCCCT encodes:
- a CDS encoding hypervirulence associated TUDOR domain-containing protein, which gives rise to MTNTFKVGDKVQWHSSQGTVTGTIKKKLTEPTEIKGHHVAASQDNPEYLVVSDKTGAEAAHKPDALSKV
- a CDS encoding toxic anion resistance protein; its protein translation is MKPLFSSDEEANAASTAPTVPAAPAPAFPPLSTPAGTSDLLPAARPEASVAPLPRVDISGIDDKAIESLGGSTGAGVAKVSAKLLGTVRASDADVFGTQLNELIATSKGLDPAKLRSGGLLSRVTNMFGSVKEKMLSQYQVVESRMDTLVGEMTRHANVHRNRIQDFDEMYKGLEMYYQGLDADVKKGEAWADKLRQAVAQQAAPANAFEAQQATELKRRLERLEKRIDDLKRAMLMATQMVPQIRLSQDNARALTDTFTDIVNVSIPAWRNVFSLYLLQLEAKQSAAVANAAYDATDAAFRAQADMLLENTETVARAKQRSLVSLETAQHVQAQLVTAFDKLEQISQEGQQRRKDELPKLQELERELIARFSSTGAPSA
- a CDS encoding alpha/beta fold hydrolase; translation: MTNTIHWRWPLYALLGAGAALALHRTRSRHHRQRQMQHGQIRELQSLRWEVNGQHMHARVATGAARLGTLPAVMIHGLGVSGAYFIPAAQRLATEFDVYVPDLPGHGLSDTPEVQPDIPGLAQALIDWMDCTGIAKACLVAHSMGCQVAVEAALRHPGRIGRLVLIAPVPDPAARSTLQQVGRFAMGGIFERPSLVPQVIKDYLRMGSRFVPEFHDMLAYPIEAKLPDIASPVMLIRGEHDAIAPQSWLNEAARLLRAAPPVVIPRWGHAVHYSGADQVAAAIRPFLGGLPSA
- a CDS encoding nuclear transport factor 2 family protein; the protein is MDAQENKRLIMEGYQMFQNGDIPRLLERYHDDAVWIEPESEYIPFSGRHNGKAEIARFFKSLDDAAQAIRFVPQEFIAEGDKVIVTGEATWLVRQTGRSYDSPWVHVFTLRDGKVARFQDYHDTAASQRAYQPDQPGQAATGMPMHH
- a CDS encoding cytochrome C; translation: MNTSWRTGRRAWLAAALVASAAVSVAAAGGLRDFLDSENPVKRGYAIVPAGVVLNLAGKNRQLVGLGSYVVNTSGCVDCHSHPTYSPGGDPFKGEPERLNAEEYLSGGRQFGPEITSANITPDNAGKPAGLTRSEFIQMMRTGHNPKDPPGTIVQVMPWPVFGKKTELELIAVYEYLRAIPSLPDNTHPGP
- a CDS encoding DUF2058 domain-containing protein, giving the protein MASLQDQFLKAGLVNKNKAKQVQQEKSKQQKIERRTGTESVDEAKLAAAELQRKNAERARELNAQRDAAAQQKAIMAQIVQMVQKNRQGKGNGDVAYNFTHGTKIERIYVSHTVQEHLMAGRLVIVRLGDNTELVPRVIADKIAERDASLLVRVKKNEAALEEDDPYADFKIPDDLMW
- a CDS encoding fasciclin domain-containing protein, translating into MKKILLALPLAFAIGSTQAADIVDTAKAAGNFNTLITAVQAAGLVDTLKGPGPFTVFAPTDAAFAKIPKAKLDALLKDKAALAKVLTYHVVPGAVMAADVKPGMVRTVEGSSLKVSAPAGKVMVDKANVVKTDIAADNGVIHVIDSVIMPN
- a CDS encoding FxsA family protein; this translates as MTYTGFLVVGVLADHLGTSRAMAGLLLGVLFARIPWFSKGKLRTVGLLPKPARRPVIVSLLALCLLSFLSQAEYLSALVIGFATAFLLSYPWLRRAMFGRLKSSIFKFAAGRNPPSRTDEGKVIDVEFREKKN
- a CDS encoding TerD family protein codes for the protein MATTLETGHRINLEKAAPGLKRVRIGLGWKVNAAEGQAFDLDSSVFLCRKNASDDPVMISNAHFVYYNHTTSPDGAVVHSGDNRTGDKDGDDEVITVDLARVDAEVVEMPIVVTIHEAEARKQTFGRVTDAYVRVYNDETNEVIAEYDLDEDYSDKTALQFGSLYRRDGEWRFQAVGAGFKLNLATFIRKLGGTV
- a CDS encoding MerR family transcriptional regulator, with amino-acid sequence MNMLQRSEPDRILYRSGAAARLAGLPVETLRIWERRYSLSDAERSAHGQRLYSAEQVARLSLLKQLVDQGHAIGVLAGLAREQLQAMLAAGAADARVASGPVPVLLVGPSLARRVAAERQPLGLDVRASCARLEQVAGLRAHNGGQVLVAEVSELDDSAMPLLAAAREAAGVAATVVLYRFCASATIRALRAQGYLVARMPAELGELALLCRSALAGQRLPSPEAPGPTVAPPRFDEEALATISAAGNRLSCECPRHITDILLMVGSFERYSANCANRNPEDARLHSMLERAAGQARVVLEEALTALALADGLPLPPARN
- a CDS encoding PEP-CTERM sorting domain-containing protein (PEP-CTERM proteins occur, often in large numbers, in the proteomes of bacteria that also encode an exosortase, a predicted intramembrane cysteine proteinase. The presence of a PEP-CTERM domain at a protein's C-terminus predicts cleavage within the sorting domain, followed by covalent anchoring to some some component of the (usually Gram-negative) cell surface. Many PEP-CTERM proteins exhibit an unusual sequence composition that includes large numbers of potential glycosylation sites. Expression of one such protein has been shown restore the ability of a bacterium to form floc, a type of biofilm.), which produces MTTQRRPALLFRAIPALTLLVAATAANAAPIYWTNWTGTDTDPGTGFSAQGTITTSTTTVGVTYTNAAGVGFYQPSGGNDYWIPRTPVGNSPYTSAQVDNPPTGTDIIALQFAGPQTLTFTQSIVNPVFAFVSLNGNGYAFLNQDFDILSFGGGLGAPAPGDNSCGYWGCGSVTKQVVDLGGGNTEYRLIGSGEPHGTIRFTGAFDTLTWRSLTNEYWNGFTVGVQGTVGEENPPPPTDVPVPATWLLLVAGGAGLMASRRGRKTPQ
- the uvsE gene encoding UV DNA damage repair endonuclease UvsE, with amino-acid sequence MPHLGLVCITVSKEVRYRTVTRTRLHAQSADTQNKILEDIYRDNLQTLDTALRYCTQNGISLYRLPSSIFPFADTPEGLDLLRTLAPSLARSGKRALEAGIRLVMHPDQFVVLSSDSPDVVANSIRILQMHADIMDLLEQPRSSWALLEIHGGKANRADALIRCIATLPDAIRCRLGLENDEYAYSAEEIHAICMASGVPMVFDAHHHIVHEDLPSYDDPSVEEMLRKARATWADPAQQLVHISNGRSGFNDRQHADLIDTMPACYAQAPWIEIEAKSKEEAIDGLRPWLQSI